One Triticum dicoccoides isolate Atlit2015 ecotype Zavitan chromosome 5B, WEW_v2.0, whole genome shotgun sequence genomic window carries:
- the LOC119310941 gene encoding uncharacterized protein LOC119310941 has protein sequence MDTLVVPGKFLHLQRLCIGFFTPDYDYLSLVSLLDACPSLETFVLSVEPDRVRQESVLGKSSHNLIQMPGHMHRNIKDVHIIGFCSANSMVELTCHILENVKSLEYLTLSTSGDDEILCSKSENGICLRMNKYMRMEARKALLAVERHILGKVPSTVELEVVKPCSRCNTL, from the exons ATGGATACACTGGTGGTACCTGGCAAATTTCTCCACCTCCAACGACTATGTATTGGGTTTTTTACCCCAGACTATGATTATTTGTCTCTGGTTTCTTTACTCGATGCGTGTCCTTCCTTGGAGACTTTTGTATTGTCC GTAGAGCCAGATCGCGTGAGGCAAGAATCAGTTTTAGGAAAATCTTCTCATAATCTAATCCAGATGCCAGGCCACATGCATAGGAACATAAAGGATGTGCATATCATTGGCTTCTGTTCTGCAAACAGCATGGTTGAGCTAACATGCCATATACTTGAGAATGTGAAGTCGCTTGAGTACCTTACACTGAGCACCTCTGGGGATGATGAAATTTTGTGTTCTAAAAGTGAAAATGGTATATGCCTTCGAATGAACAAGTATATGAGGATGGAAGCCCGCAAAGCACTCTTGGCCGTGGAAAGACACATTTTGGGGAAAGTTCCATCTACCGTAGAGTTAGAAGTTGTGAAGCCTTGCAGCCGGTGCAATACTCTTTAA